The following are encoded in a window of Telmatobacter sp. DSM 110680 genomic DNA:
- a CDS encoding hemolysin III family protein translates to MHTHYRLGDILANSITHGVGAALALVGAIYLIVVSTRGSVWIVTSCSIFASTLVLVYLCSTLYHSLVRTRARHVLHVLDHSAIYLLIAGTYTPFTLVSLRGPVGWTLFAIVWTLAIAGIIFKSFAVGRFEVASAVVYLFQGWIVIFAARPLMHAISPHGLLWLGAGGVAYTLGIVFFALDRIPYFHAAWHLFVLAGSIAHYFAILFYIVPSA, encoded by the coding sequence GTGCACACCCACTATCGCCTCGGCGACATTCTCGCTAACTCCATCACGCATGGAGTAGGCGCTGCGCTTGCGCTTGTGGGGGCAATCTATCTTATAGTCGTCAGCACCCGCGGCTCCGTCTGGATCGTAACGAGCTGTTCGATCTTTGCGTCTACGCTCGTGCTCGTCTATCTCTGCTCCACTCTCTATCACTCTCTGGTTCGCACCCGCGCGCGTCACGTCCTTCATGTACTCGATCACTCTGCTATCTATCTGCTCATCGCAGGAACTTATACACCTTTCACGTTGGTTTCGCTTCGCGGGCCGGTAGGTTGGACTCTCTTTGCGATCGTCTGGACACTGGCCATTGCCGGCATCATCTTCAAAAGCTTTGCAGTAGGACGATTCGAAGTGGCTTCCGCTGTCGTCTACCTATTCCAGGGATGGATTGTCATCTTCGCGGCGCGCCCGTTGATGCATGCCATCAGTCCACACGGCCTGCTCTGGCTTGGCGCCGGTGGCGTGGCTTATACCTTGGGCATCGTCTTCTTCGCCTTGGATCGCATCCCTTACTTCCACGCCGCGTGGCATCTGTTTGTGCTCGCTGGCAGCATCGCCCATTATTTTGCCATCCTGTTCTACATCGTTCCCTCGGCCTGA